TCAAGTCGCGCTGGCGCGACCTCTGGGAAGACATGCCCTACACGGGCGTCACGGTTCGTACCCAGCAGGACGAGGCGTACGAGCTGATGGCGGATCTCGTCGGCGCGCGGGACCAGGCCTAGCGCCGCGCGCCCCGACGGAGCGGGGCGCGGGCACGTGCCCGCCCGCACGTTTCGGGGGCGGGACGCCCGGTCGCGTTCTGATCCACGATTCTGCGGGACCTCGGCGGCCTTCGGGATCACCCATGGAACGGAGACGCCACGCGGCCCTTCCGGGTGTCGCGTGGTTCGCCGGAGACCCCACACGCCCTGCGGCGCTGCCGCATGTGGGGGCTCGGCGCGCTCGGACGGAATCGGTTTCGGGGAGCGGATCGCGCTCGTGGAAGCTCGCATGCGGTTGCGGCTGGTCCCGCTTCCCGCTGGCCCCTCGGCCGGTGATCCGATCCCGTCGGGCGCGTTCTCTCCGGTCGGATGGCCTGGGTCCGGCCGGAGGGCGGAGGTCTTCGTCCGTGCGGCGATCAAGTCCCGCCGGCGCGCAGGCTCGCCAGGGGGACCACCTCGCAGCGGGGTTGCTGGATGTCGCCTTCGGGGAGGAGGAATCGCCAGTAGAGCGTGCCGGCCGGGTGCCCTTCGGTGTCGATCCAGTTGGGCACGCCCGGATCCTCGTGGGCGACGACGAACCGGAACCGACCTTCATCGTCGGCCTGCATCTGTTTCCGGTTCAGCGAGCACGACCGATAGCGGTAGTCCGGGGCCTGCTGGAAACGATTCCAGAACATCACGTTCGCGTAGACGCACTCGGGCCAGCGCCCCTCGACGACGAGGGCGTCGTCCGGGCCCAGGACCACGAGACCGGCGCAGTAGGCGTTGTCGACCGCGCCCGCGCCACCCCCCTCGCTCGGGATCCATTTCATCGGTTTCGGAAGCGTGTTCGGGACGAGCGAGAACCATTCGGGCTGCTGGCTCGGATCCGGATTCGCCGGGCGTGCGAGCGTCTGCCCATGGACGAAGTTCATGGCGGCGGCGAGCTTGTCCGCGAGTCGCTCGGGGCCGAGGGGACGCGGGAATCCGGGTTCGTCGAGACACTCGATCTCGAGCTCGACCCGCTTCGCGGGATCCGCCATTCCGCAGCGCTCGTCCTCCCAGTAGTGGCGGGAGATCACGCAGTTCGGCTTGCCCGGCTGCATGTGGAGCGCGCCGGGGGTCTCGGTCGGGAGGAGGTCGATCTCGAAGCTTCCGTCCTCGGCGATGGGGAACTCCGTGTGGTTGAGGGCGGAGATCACGCCATCGTTCCAGTCGCCTTCTGCCTTGCCCGTGTAGACCGTGAAGCTGAGGTACACCTCGTCCTGCATGCGACCACGGATGCGGTAGCGCCGGCTCGGATCGAGCGGCGCACAGTGGGCTGGATTGTCCGCTCCTTCTCCACCCCACTTGAGCACCGGACTCGCGAGTGGCGCGAAGCGAGGTCGCGACGCATCGTTGTCGACCCAGACGTCGAGGGCCGCCTTCACGAGGTGGAGCAGCATGTGCTCCCCCTCGGCGACGTCGGAGGCCGAGGCGACTCGGCGCTCCTCCGAGAGGAAGTCGCGGTCGACTTCCTCGATCAGCGAGAGGAAGGCGCGGAGCGCCTCCCGGCTGGCCACGCTCTGTTCGGAGGACTGCGACATGGGCCGTTCAGTCGTTCGGCAGGTCGTAGCTCGGCGTGCGCTTCTCGAAGTTCGCCTTCACCGATTCGATCTGATTGGGCGAGCCGACGAGCTGACCCTGGAGATGCGCTTCGAGCTCGAGGCCGGTCCGGTCGTCCGCGCGCCAGGTCTCTTCGAGCAGCCGCTTGCCGCGACGGATCGCGTCCGGCGACTTGGTGGCGATCTCGGCGGCGAGCTCGAGGGCATCGTCGAGGGGGCGTTCGGAGACGTGGGTCGCGAGGCCGAGCTCCTTGGCGGCAGGGCCGTCGAGGATCCGGCCGGTCCAGGTCAACTCCTTGGCCACGTCGAGGGACACGACTTCGCGCAGGGTCTGCGAGATGCCCACGTCGGGAATCAGTCCCCACTTGATCTCGAGGATCGAGAAGCGCACGTCCGGGGCGACGAAGCGGATGTCCGCCCCGAGCGCGATCTGGGCCCCGGCGCCGTAGGCCACGCCGTGGATCGCGCCGATCACCGGCATCGGCAGTCGCTTCCAGATGATCGCCGCACGCTGGAACGCATTCTCCGGACGTCCCCCTCCGTCACTCTTCAGGCTGCCGCCCGCACCGGGCGCGTCCGCGTCACGGCTGACCATCCCCTGCATCGACTCCATGTCGAGGCCAGCGGAGAAGGCGCGGCCGTTGCCCGAGAGCACGACGGCGCGGACCTCGCGGTTGTCTTCGAGGGAAGCCCCCGCCTCGTAGATCGCCTTCCACATGGCCGGGTTGACTGCGTTCATCTTCTCGGGGCGATTCAGGCGGACGTCGGCGACGTGGTCCTTGATGTCGATCGTGACGAGGTCGGACATGGGCGTTCCTTTCGGCGGGCCGAGCGGGCGGGCGGGGCCCGCGCATTATAGGCAGGCCGTCCCGGGCGGAATCGAACCCTGGGTCGGGCCCTGGCGGGCGGGCTCGCGGCCGGAGGCGGGTCAGGCCGCGGCCTGCTCCGTGGGTCAGGCTTTGGCCTGCGCCGTGGGTCAGGCTTCGGCCTGCGCCGTGGGTCAGGCTTTGGCCTGCGCCGTGGGTCAGGCCTCGGCCTGCTCCTTGGCGACCTCGGCGATCTTCTCCTCGACGATGCCGATCAGCGCCGCGGCGCGGGGGTAGCCGGAGTACTGCGCGATCATGAGGAGCAGCTCGCGGACGTCTTCCGGTCTGAGCTCGCCGTTCTTCAGCGCCGCCTTCACCTGGATCCCGAAGGTCATCGCCTCGCCCTTCTCGGCGATGATACCGAGCAGCAGGATCCGGCGATCACGGATCGACATCACGTCCCGCGCCCACTGCTCGGCGAAGACCTGCTCGAGCATGATGTCGGTGAAGACATTGCCCTCCGGCGGCGTGACGACGTCTCCCGCGTACACCTTCTTGATCATCTCGAGTCCGCGTTCGCGGCGGGTCTTCTCGGCCATCTCGATCTCTCTCCTGTCGATTCAGTCTGCGTCGGGTTGCTCGATGGCCATGTCCGCCATCTCCCAGAAGCCTCGTAGATTCGTGAGCTTGCCGGCTTCGTTCACGCGATACGTGAAGATTCCGGAGACCCGCGCGGTCACCCCGTTCGGGAACTTCGTGGTCAACGTGAGGTGATGCGCCGACTCCATCCCCGCGGTTCGGGAGTCGCGCGCCTCGATCGTCAGGTCGTTCGGGCCGATGTTGGCGTCGAAGAAGGCACTCAGCTCCTCCTTGCCGTGCACGCCCTTGCCGGTCGGGTTCGTCGGGGCGACGCCGATCGGGTCCTCGACGACGACGTCGTCGGCCATGAGGTCGAGCCAGGCGAGCTTGTCTCCCGCCTGGGCGGCCTTCCAGGAGCCGCGGGCGGCGATCATCGCGGGATGGTCTTCGGTCATCGTTCGTTCCTCGCTACGGAAGTCCGCTTCGTCAGGCGATCCGCTCTTCGACGGTGATCTCGCCGCCGGCCTCGATGAAGTCCTCGATCACCTGGTACAGGTACTCGCAGTCCTCGCGGGTCATCGTCGGGTGACAGGGGAGCATGATGCCGTGCTCCATGATCTGATCGCAGTTGCCGAGGCCGTCGGGGTGGACGCGGTACTCGTGGTTCTTCAGCTGCGGATGGCGGGTGATGTTCCCCGAGAAGATGACCCGGCTCATGATCCCGGAGTCCTCGAGCTGGCGCTGGAGCTTGCGGCGGCTCCAGCCGGTCTCGGGACGGAGCTGGATCGGGTAGCAGAGCCAGGTCGTCTCGGTGTCCGGGAGGACCGTCGGGAGGACGAACTTGTCCTCGTGCTGGCGCAGGTACTCGGTGTGCCACTGGAAGCGCTCCTCGCGGAGCTTCCAGAGCGTGTCGATCTTGTCCATCTGGCCCAGGCCGAACGCGGCGCCGCATTCGTTCGGAATGAACCCGTACGCGTTCTCCTCGAAGATGAAGAGCCCGTCGTACTCGACGCCGTCGAGGTCCTCGAGGAACCGGCCGTCGCTGTTCTCCATCTGCGTGCCGAACATGTACTTCTCGGAGGAGCGCCCCCAGGCCCGGAGGTGGAGCGCGCGGTCGAGATACTTGTCGTCGTCGAAGAAGACCATCCCGCCGTTCCCGAGCGCGGTGATGATGTGGAAGATCGAGAAGCTCGTGATCGAGATGTCCGCGCGGGTCGCCGTCTTGCGGCCGCGGAGGGACCCGCCGAGGGTGTCCGCGGAATCGTGGATCACGAAGAGGTCGTGCTCGTCGGCGTATTTTCGGACGAGGTCCCAGTCGCAGATCCCGCCGACCAGATCCGGGATCAGGATCGCCCGGGTCGCGTCGGTCACCACGTCGGGGATCTGGTCGACGCGGACCTGGTAGTCCGAGAGACCGACGTCGAGGAAGACCGGCGTACAGCCGGCGTGGTAGATCGCGGCGACGTCGGACGAGAAGGTGAGGGCGGGCGTGATCACCTCGCTGCCGAGCGGCAGGTTCGCGAGCCGCATCGCGATCATCAGCGCGGAGGAGCCCGAGTTCACCATCACGCCGTGCTGCATGCCCATGTACTCGGCGACCCGCGCCTCGAATTCCATGACCTTGGCGCCCGGGACCAGGCCCATCGGATCCGAGAGCTGCGCGTTCACCCGGTCGATCTCGTTCTGGTCGAAGAGGGCGCCGCCGTAGCGGACGACGCGGGGCTCGATTCGGGACGGTGCGGACATGGCGGCTCCTCGAGTGATCGGACCCGCGCGAGATCGCACGGGCCCGATCACTCTAGGTCACTGGAGCGGCCCGCGGCTATCCGGTTTCGAGGGCGGGGTGCGCCTCCGGCAGCGCGCAGACCGCGCCCTCCGAGAAGCCCTGATCCGCGACGTCGAAGCCGCGGTTGAAGCGCGCGCGGAAGTTCTCGAGGGCGATCACGCCGGTCAGCTCGACCAGCTGCTCCTCGGAGAAGTGCTCGAGCAGCGTTTCCACCTGCGCGTCCGTGGCCGTCGCCGGCGTCCGGGTGAGCGCCGCGGTGTAGTCGAGGACGAGCTTCTCGAGCGGATCGAACGCCTCGCTCTCCGCGTGGCGGACGAGGGCGCGCAGCTGCTCTTCGGTGATGCCTTGTTCTCTGCCGACGGCAGAGTTGATGTCCAGTCAGAACACGCACCCGATCATGGACGCCGCCTTCAGGCACGCCAGGGTCTTCAGCCGGTCGGGGACGCTCCGCGCGCGGTCGAGGCTGACCTGGAGGAGT
The sequence above is drawn from the bacterium genome and encodes:
- a CDS encoding carboxymuconolactone decarboxylase family protein; the encoded protein is MAEKTRRERGLEMIKKVYAGDVVTPPEGNVFTDIMLEQVFAEQWARDVMSIRDRRILLLGIIAEKGEAMTFGIQVKAALKNGELRPEDVRELLLMIAQYSGYPRAAALIGIVEEKIAEVAKEQAEA
- a CDS encoding crotonase/enoyl-CoA hydratase family protein, yielding MSDLVTIDIKDHVADVRLNRPEKMNAVNPAMWKAIYEAGASLEDNREVRAVVLSGNGRAFSAGLDMESMQGMVSRDADAPGAGGSLKSDGGGRPENAFQRAAIIWKRLPMPVIGAIHGVAYGAGAQIALGADIRFVAPDVRFSILEIKWGLIPDVGISQTLREVVSLDVAKELTWTGRILDGPAAKELGLATHVSERPLDDALELAAEIATKSPDAIRRGKRLLEETWRADDRTGLELEAHLQGQLVGSPNQIESVKANFEKRTPSYDLPND
- a CDS encoding nuclear transport factor 2 family protein; the encoded protein is MTEDHPAMIAARGSWKAAQAGDKLAWLDLMADDVVVEDPIGVAPTNPTGKGVHGKEELSAFFDANIGPNDLTIEARDSRTAGMESAHHLTLTTKFPNGVTARVSGIFTYRVNEAGKLTNLRGFWEMADMAIEQPDAD
- a CDS encoding DegT/DnrJ/EryC1/StrS family aminotransferase gives rise to the protein MSAPSRIEPRVVRYGGALFDQNEIDRVNAQLSDPMGLVPGAKVMEFEARVAEYMGMQHGVMVNSGSSALMIAMRLANLPLGSEVITPALTFSSDVAAIYHAGCTPVFLDVGLSDYQVRVDQIPDVVTDATRAILIPDLVGGICDWDLVRKYADEHDLFVIHDSADTLGGSLRGRKTATRADISITSFSIFHIITALGNGGMVFFDDDKYLDRALHLRAWGRSSEKYMFGTQMENSDGRFLEDLDGVEYDGLFIFEENAYGFIPNECGAAFGLGQMDKIDTLWKLREERFQWHTEYLRQHEDKFVLPTVLPDTETTWLCYPIQLRPETGWSRRKLQRQLEDSGIMSRVIFSGNITRHPQLKNHEYRVHPDGLGNCDQIMEHGIMLPCHPTMTREDCEYLYQVIEDFIEAGGEITVEERIA